The DNA region GCGAGGTGCCCGAGGTGGGTGAAGGTCTCGAAGACGCTGCCCGCGTCGCCGAAGGCGACGGGGTCGTAGAGGGGGACGTCGCGCAGCCACAGCGCGGCGAAGCCGAGCCGGTCGGCGAGCCGGGCGAGCCGGGTCTGCGCGGTCAGGTCGGGGACGCCGAAGGGCCGGCCGGCCGCGCGGTCGGCGCGGCCGCGCTCGACGCCCCAGTCGTTGTCGAGGGGCAGTTCGAGACCGAGAGTGAGGCGCCCGGCGGCGGGAGCCAGCCGGGCGAGGGAGGGGTGCGGGGTGGGCACGGGGGGCCTTCCGGACGTCCGCGCTCGCGCCCGGGCCCCGGCCCCGTTCCGGACGGGCGGCCCGGAACGGGGGCCGCGGCACGCGAGCGCGAGCCGGCAGGGGAGGGAACGGGGGAGGGCGTGGGGGTGAGGGATGCGCCCGGTGGGGCGCACGGGGTCAGTTCAGCTCGTCGGGGTGCGGGCCGGTGCGCAGGCCGCGGTCGAGACCGGCTATCGACGCCATCTCCTCGTCCGACAGGACGAAGTCGAACACGTCGAAGTTGGCGCGGATCCGGGCCGGGGTCACCGACTTGGGGATGACCACGTTGCCGAGCTGCAGGTGCCAGCGGATGACGACCTGCGCCGGCGACTTGCCGTGGGCGGCGGCGATCGCGGTGATCGCCGGGTCGTCCAGGACCGCGCCCTGCGCCAGCGGGCTCCACGCCTCGGTGACGATCCCGTGCTCGCCGTGGAAGGCGCGCAGCTCGGACTGCTGCAGCGCGGGGTGCAGCTCGATCTGGTTGACGGCCGGGGTCAGCGCGGAGCCCTCCGTCAGCCGGCGCAGGTGCGCGGGCTGGAAGTTGGAGACGCCGGCGGCACGGATCCGGCCCTCCTCGGCGAGCCGCTCCAGGGCACGCCAGGAGTCGCGGTACAGGTCACGGGCCGGGGCCGGCCAGTGGATCAGGTACAGGTCGACGTAGTCCAGGCCGAGCTTGGCCAGGCTGGCGTCGAAGGCGCGCAGGGTGGCGTCGTAGCCCTGGTCGGCGTTCCACAGTTTGGTGGTGACGAACAGCTCCTCGCGGGCCAGCCCGGAGGCGCCGAGGGCACGGCCGACACCGGCCTCGTTGCCGTAGATGGCGGCGGTGTCGATGCTGCGGTAGCCGGCCTCGAGGGCGGCGGAGACGGCGGCGGTGGTCGCGTCGTCGGCGACCTGGAAGACGCCGAAGCCGAGCTGCGGGATCTCGACGCCGTTGTTCAGCTTCACGGTGGGGGTGCTCATGGTGGTGTGTTTCCTTACGCGGTGCGGTCGGTCAGGGTGTAGCGGACGGTCTGGGCGCTGATGAGCCCGTCGCGGAAGACGAAGGTGTCGACGCCGTCGGTGACCTCGTGGGCGCTGCCGGCGGCGATCCACTGCAGGAACAGCACGTCCCCGGCGAACCGCGGGGTCAGCCGCCAGTCGGCGTCGGGCAGGTCGGCGAGCAGCCGGCCGATGCCCTCGCGGACTCCCGCGCGTCCGGTGAGGACGCCCTCGGGGGTGAGGAAGACGGCGTCCTCCGTGTAGTTCTCGCTGATGCGGTCCAGGTCACCGGTGCCGAGGCGCCGGCCGTGGTCGGCGAAGACCTCTTGCGGGGTGCGGGTGGGGAGGGTGCTCATGGCGCGGCTCCTGCCGTGGGTGTCGGGGGGATCAGTGGTGTACGGGGACGGGCGCGGGGGCCGCGGTGGCGTCGGCCCGGTCCGCGCCGGTGTCCTTCGCCGGGGCCCGGCGCTCGAGGGCCGCCGACCAGAAGGCGAGGAGCAGCGCGGCGGCGGCCAGGGCGGCGCCGACCCAGTTCGGGGCCGTGTAGCCGAGACCGGCGGAGATGACGAGCCCGCCGAGCCACGCGGCGAGCGCGTTGCCGAGGTTGAAGGCGCCGATGTTCACGGCCGAGGCCAGCGTCGGCGCGCCGTGCGCCTGGTCCAGGACCCGCTTCTGTAGCGGCGGCACGGTCGCGAAGCCGAGTGCCCCGACGAGCAGGATGGTGAGCGCGGCCAGGACCTTGTGGTGCGCGGTCACGGTGAACAGGGTCAGCACGACCGCGAGGCCGCCGAGCGTGACGTACAGCAGCGGCATCAGCGCCCGGTCGGCGAAGCGTCCGCCGAGCAGGTTGCCCAGGAACATGCCGATGCCGAACAGCACGAGCAGCCAGGTCACGGCGCCGTCCGAGTAGCCGGCGGCGTGCGTCATCATCGGCGCGATGTAGGTGATCGCGGTGAAGACACCGCCGAAGCCGAGCACGGTCATCGCCATCGCGAGCAGCACCTGCGGGTTGCGGAAGGCGGTCAGCTCTCGGCCGAGGCGCGCGCCCTCGGGACGCGGCATGGCGGGCACGAGGCGGGCGATGCCGAGCAGCCCGAGCACGCCGAGCGCGGCGACGACGGCGAAGGTGGTGCGCCAGCCCACCGCCTGCCCGATGAACGTGCCCAGCGGCACGCCGACGATGTTGGCGACGGTCAGGCCGGTGAACATGGTGGCGATGGCGCCGGCCTTCTTCTCGGGGGCGACGAGGCCGGCCGCGACGACGGAGCCGATGCCGAAGAACGAACCGTGGGCGAGCGAGGCGACCACGCGGCCGGTCAGCATCAGACCGAAGGTCGGCGCGAGGGCGGAGAGCGTGTTGCCCAGCACGAACAGGCCCATCAGCAGCATGAGCATCCGCTTCCGGCTCACCTTGTTGCCGAGCACGGTGAGCAGCGGCGCGCCGAGGACGACACCGAGCGCGTAACCGGTGACCAGCAGTCCCGCGGTGGGGATGGTGACGCCGTAGTCGCCGGCTATCTCGGGCAGCAGCCCCATGACCACGAACTCGGTCGTTCCCACCGCGAATGCCCCGAGTGCCAGGGCGAGGAGCGCGAGCGGCATGGCTCCGTCCTTCCGTACTTGCTTGATGGAGCTCCTTACGTGCTGAAACAATAATTGCATACGCGTCATGATTGCAAGCGCGGGTTGATTGCTTCCGCGGGCGGTGTGGACTGCCGTCGGGCGCAGTCGGACGCGGCACACATCGGCGTCCGTGCAGTCGGCCGGATCATGGTCCGAGACCGGTCCGGATCGTCACGGTCTCTCGAACGCCTGCCGCAACGATTGCTCGACGCGGTCGCGGCCCCGGGCGTCGAGGGGCTTCATCACGCAGAGGCGGATGGTGTCGGCCCGTGCGGCCGAGACCCAGAGCCCGGATTCCCGGAGGCGCGCGGACCAGGCCCGCGGGTCGCCGGTGCCGGGTGCGCCGGGGTTGAGGTTCAGGATCGCGAGGTCGGGCGCGTACGCGCTGGTCGGTCCCGGCGCGACCGACCCGAGCGGTGCGGTGAAGGCCTGGTGGAGGTGGCGGGCGGTGCCGAGGCAGCCGGCGAGCAGCCGTCCGTACCCGCCCGTGTGCAGTCCGCCGAGCCGGTGGGCGGCCCACACGGCCGCCGCGGCGGCGCCGGGGCGGGCGCCTTCGAGGGTGTACGGGGCGAAGGGGAGTCCACCGTCCGGCCGCGGCTCGCCGAAGCAGCCGTCACGGGTGGCCACGACGGCGAGGGCCCGTCGGTCCCGGACGACCAGCGCACCGGCCGGGTACGGCGCCTGCCCGCACTTGTGCGGGTCCACGGTCACCGAGTCGGCATGGGGCAGCGCCTGGAGGGCGGCGGCCACCTCGGGCTTCAGCGGGCGGGCGTCCGTGTCCTCGACGTCGAGGACCGTACGGAAGTAGCCCCCGTACGCGGCATCGACGTGGACGGGGAACCCGGCCCCGAACCGGCGCTCGCACGCGGTGCGGATCCGGAGGACGCCCGCCAGGTCGTCGACGGCTCCCTCCGCCGTCGTGCCGACCGTGACGACCACCGCGGCGATGGGCCGTCCGGCCGCGATCAGCCGCTCGACACGGGCCCGGAGGTCCGTGAGATCCATGCGGTGGTGCCGGTCGACGCCCACCTGCTCGACCCGGTCCTCGGCGAAGCCCAGGAGGTCGGCGGCCTTGGCCCACGCGTAGTGCGCGGTGCGGCCGACGAGCAGCGCCGCGTTCCCGGCCGGCGCCCGGAGCCGTCGTACCTCGTGCAGTGCGCCTCGCGCCGCCAGCCGCTCGACGAGGTCCAGGACGGACGGCACCGGGAGGTTGGCCAGACGTGCGGGGGACACGTCCGCGAGGAGGTCGCGGCCGGCCGGGTGGCGTGCGGCGGCGGGCGCGAGCGCGGTCAGGTTGCGGGCGATCCACAGCGCCTCGTACCCGGCGGCGTGCGCCCCCGAGCACAGATGGGCCCAGCCGCTGCCGGGCGCGTGCCCGACCAGCCGGCACAGGTCGTCCGCGACCTCGTACTCCAGCTCCGTGGTCACGGGCGAGGTCTCGGGCGCGATGTTGTTGGGGTTGTAGAGCAGGGCGCACAGATAGGCCAGCGTGACGGCGACCGGGGTGTCCCCGGTCATGTGGGCGAGGTAGCCGGGCGCGGGCCAGGGCGTCGACCGCTCGGCCATGCGGCGGGAGAGGTCCCGCAACAGGGCCCGTACGCCCTCGTCGGCGCGGACCGGAGCACCGCCGACGGACCGGTGCCAGCGCAGGTAGTCGCGGACCAGTTCGGCCGCGATCCGCTCCGTCACCGCAGGATGTGGGCGGCGATGCGGTCGTGGGCCAACTCCAGCTGGTCCCAGGCGCGTTCGCAGATCCGCAGCAACTCCGGGAACTCGTCGGCCGACAGCGTGCGCAGATGGTCGCGGCCGAGGGCGCTGTGGTCCTCGTCGACGGCGGCGTGCAGGTCGAAGTAGGAGTCCTCGGGCCTTCCGGCATGCGGGAAGGCGACGCGCGTGCGGTCGCCGAAGACCTCGCAGCTGGACTCCACCACCATGTGCACGATGACGATCCTGGCCGCTTCGCCCGCGCGGAGCATCTGGCCGACGAACCAGTTTCCCGCCGCCTCCAGGATCGGGTCGTAGACCTCCTCCGTGACACCGTGGCGCTCCCGCAGCAGGACGTCGTGTCCGAACTCCTCGCGCAGGTGGCCGGCGTAGAGCTCGCTGAGACGGGGGTCGGCGCAGAACGCCTGGCGGGCGTAGAGCATCCGCTGGAAGGCGCGGGACCAGACATAGAGGGCGGACAGGAAGCGGGCGCGGGCGGCCGGGTCGCGTGCCACGGTCCCGTCGTCGAAGGGTGTGAAGAGCCGGTGGGAGGAGTAGCGGCGCAGCCGCTCGGAGTTGAGCCGCTCCAGCTCCTCATAACCCGACGACGACGCCTGCCCCGTCCCCGCGAAGCGGACCCGGGCGCGCCCCTCGTCCTCGTAAAGACCCGCTCCCTCGAACTGCACCGAAAGCCCGTGGAAGACCTCGCCCGGTCCGGTCTCGAACCCGTGCCGGGCACCGGCCGGCACACACACCGTGTCGCCCTCCCGCAGCAGCTGCTCCTGGTCACCGATCAGGCGGACGCTGCCACGGCAGACCAGGATCATCGACGTGACGGGGTGTTCGTGGACGTCGAGCCGCTCCCCGTCGTGCAGACGTACCCAGGCGAGCGAGAAACGGCCGTGCTCGGGAAGGAACCGGGCCAGGTCCTCGTGTCGCCGGAAGTCCCGCTGCTCACCGAGGAGATGGCGCTCTCCGGCGATGTCGACGGACGTGATGGCCCGGATGTCGCAGCGGGCGACGGTGAAGGGCGCAGGGCACTCCTGAGCCGGGTGCGGCAGCGCGTCGGTACGGGGCAGGGAGAGCTGGTCGGTCATGGTGTCCTTCGTCTCTTACGGGGCGGGGTGCGGGGACGCGAGCGCGGCGACCAGGTGGCGGTTCTCGTCCGGGCGGCCGACCGAGATCCGCACGTGCTCGCGCAGGCCGTCCGGTTCGACGACGGCAGCGAGCCGGGCGCGGGCCAGTGCGGCGGCCACCCGGGCGGTGTCCGTGACGTGGGCGGTGACGAATCCGGCGTCGGCCGCGACGTGCGTGACGAACGGGGAGCGTGCCAGAGCCGCCGCCAGCCGATCGCGTTCGGCGACGAAGAGCGAGATCCTGCGGCCCAGTTCGGCGGGGCGGGACAGTTCGGCGAGGGCGCGGTCGACCACCTCGCAGGGCACGGGGAAGGGCGCCTGCGCGCTGCGCAGGGCGGTGACGGGGGCCGGGTCGGCGAGGATCGCGCCGAGCCGCAGGCCGGCCATGCCGAGTCCCTTGGACAGGGAGCGCAGCACGAGGAGCCGGGGGTGGGCGGGGATACGGTGCCGGTGGGAGGGCCCGGGTGCCACCTCCGCGTACGTCTCGTCGATGACGACCAGACCGGGGAAGCCGTCGAGGAGCGCGGCGACGTCGCTCCCGCGCAGCCGGGTACCGGTCGGGTTGCCCGGGTCGCAGAGGAGGATGCCCTTGACGGGCAGACCCAGCAGGCCCGCCACGTCGAGCCGGTCATGGCGGGTGCCGCGCAGCGGCACGTGGTGGCGGGGGAGACCGTGCAGGGCAGCGAGGCGGTCGAAGAAGCCGAAGACCGGCGGGGTGGTCGCGACGGCGTCGACGCCCGGTTCGAAGAAGGTGCGCAGGACCAGTTCCAGGGCGTCGACCGCGCCCCGGGTGAGGACGACGTGCCCGGGCTCCTGCGCGCCGGCCCGGCCGTCGGGGGAGGGGTCGAGCTGGTCGAGGGCGGCGAGGTAGGCGGCGGCCAGCGGGTCGAGGCCGGTGTCGGGATAGCGGAAGCAGTCGCCGCCGAAGGTGTTCTCGTTGAAGCGGAGGTTCACCTCGCCGCGATGCTCCGGGCGGGGCGAGAAGGGGCCGGCGGGCGGCAGGGCCCGGACGACGGGCCGCACGAGATCACGGATGTCAGCGCACAAAGGGTGATTCTCTCTTCTGGTTCCCGGCCGGGGGCGTCCTGTTCAGGGGAGCTGTTCCTGGACCCGGAGAGAGCCGAACGGCGGCCGTCCGCCCGGCTCTCCCCGAAACGCCCTCCGGGCGTGGTCACCCGGTGGCCGCGGACGGGTCAGAACTTGCCGAGCGCCCAGTTCCCGCCGGCCGACGGGTTGTCGCTGCGGTAGAACTCCTCGACGCCGCGCTGGTACTCGTCGCGGCTGATGTAGCCGTCACCGTCGCGGTCGAGGTGCTCGAACCCGGCCATGCTGTCCTTCTGCGGGATGCCGATGCTCTGGTCCATCCGCGTCCACTCGGCCTGGCTGATCCGGCCGTCACCGTCGCGGTCGACGACGTCGAAGGACAGCCGGCCGAGCTTGACGGCCTCGTTCATCACCTGGTTGATGTCGGCCGCGCTGATGAACTCGTCCCGGCTGATCCGCTGGTCCCCGTCCGTGTCGAGGGCCTTGCGCAGCGCCTGCCAGACCCGCTCGGCCTCCGAGTGGAAGGCCTGGGCCTGCGGGGTTCCCATGGCGCCCGCCGACTCGGTGATCCTTTCGGCGAAAGCGACGAGGTCCTGCTGCTCGATGAACCCGTTGTGGTCCATGTCGAGCAGTTCGAAATGACGCTGGAGCTTTCGCTCCTGCACGTCCGATGACATGAAATTCCTCCTTCTTGGTGAGTAACCGACCAGGAGCACGAATTTATGCTCCGACTTCATCATTTGGAGATGCTTTCCCCCTGTCAAGAATCGTCCGTCTTACGGCAGATACCCCCGACAAGCATTTTCCCCAATGAAATGAAGAACTGTTTTCCGCGGGTTCCGTGCGGTCACGGCCCGGCGGTGGTACCCGGCGGTAGCGGGAGTACGTGAACGGCGTCGGGGTTCGCCCCCGAGGGCGGATCCGGGATCTCGTAGAGGCCCGGGGCGGCCGCGATCTGCCGGGGAGCCTGTCCGGCGCCCGGCTCCGCGGCGCGCCGCGTCCGGGGACCGGGCTGCGGGTCGGCGGCGTTCTTGGAGGGCCGCAGCCCGATGCACTTGCCGTAGTCCGTGAAGGTCTGGGCTGTCAAGGAGCTGGCGTTCGTGGTGGAGGGGCTGTTCACGGTGACGTTCTGGACCGTGGCGGCGCCCGCGGTGTCGTTGACGCGGAGCGTGCCCTGGGTGCGGACCATGGCGTTCTGGGCCCCGAGGGTGAGGACGTCCTTGGGCTTGAGGGTGATGGTGTACATCATCCGCTCCTGCACCGTCTGGGTGAGCTCCCGGCCGGCCAGTTGACGGAACGCGGCGGCGAACGCGTCCTTGACGCCGACGTGCAGTTCGTCGTGGCCGGTGACCGATCCCCTGGCGGACGAGGCCACTTCCGTCTGGGTCTGGGCCTGGTTCTGCGTCTGGCTCGTGGTCTCGTTGGTCGTTTCCGTGAACTTGTGCGTCTCGGTGTTCGGGCCCTTGTCCTTGGGCGCGGTGTGGTCGATCGTGCCGTTCTTGGAAGTGGACTGATCCCGCTGTGTTCCCGTCACGGTCGTGGTGCCCGTGTTCTGCAGCTTGGCCGACTCGGTGTGCTCCGCGAGGTTTTCACCCCAGACCGTCTTGTCGACGGTTCCCTCGTGAGTCCAGGAACCGGAGATCTCTCCCTCGATGTTGTCGGTGGTGGACGAGGCGAGAGTCACCTCGCGCTCGACCACCATGTCGGCATTCGAGCAGTTGACGATCGCGCTGCCGACGTTGGTGACGGCGCTGAGGTACTCGGTGGGCCCCTGCGCGATCCGGAAGTCGCAATGGGCGGCCCCTTTGCAGGACTTCAGCACGTCCTTCACCGGGACGGGGGCGCCATTGCGAGTCGCCGTCGCGACCGGCATGGCATCACCGTCGGGGAGCGGAACCGGGGGCGGCGCGGCGGTGGACGGGTGCGCGGCGGCGACGGCGGTGGCCAGGGCGAGGACCGCACCACGCCCGTCCCCATCGACAAGCTCAAAGGCACCAAGAGCATCGCCGGCGGTTACGACTTCACCCTCGCCGCCCAGCCCGACAGCTCCGTGCTGACTCTCGGCAACAACGACTACTACCAACTCGGTGACGGCACCAACACCGCCACCACCTCTCGGGACCACACACCGGTCACCGCGCTGCCCGCCAACAGCGGCATCACCCGCGTCGCGACCACGACCGCCGGCAGATCCGCCTTCGCCTACTGACCGGGCGCGGGGCCCGACGCGTACCCCACACGGGTGGCCCGCTCGCGTCGCAGGAGCGGCAGGCCGGGGCGGCCCGCATCCTTGGGCGGGCGGGTACCGCAGGGGACCCGCCGCTCGGTCGAGGAGGCGATGGTCCGTGGTGGAAGCGTGCGACGAGTGGAGTCCCCTCCGTGAGGTCGTGGTCGGTACGGCATACGGGGCGGTGTTCCCGGCAGAGGACCGGCGCATGGTGGAGGCGACGATGCCCGCCGAGCACTGGGACGCCTTCCGACCGGGGCACGCCTATCCACCCGATGTGGTCCTGGAGGCGGATCGGGAGCTTCAGGGGCTCGCCGAGCTGCTGGAGCGGATGGGGTGCCTCGTGCGGCGGCCGCGGCGCGTGCCGTGGGCGGGGCTGGCCGGATACTGCGCGGCGATGCCCAGGGACGCGCTGCTGGTGATGGGTGACCGCGTCATCGAGGCGCCGATGGCGTGGCGCAGCCGCCGCCACGAGCTGCTCGCCTACTGGCCTCTCGTTCAGGAGTGGCGTCGCACCGGTGCGCGCTGGATGCCGTCCGGGGTGGACCTCGACGTGAATCCCGTACGGGAGGGCCCGGTGATCGAGGACAGCTGGGTGATCGGGGAGGCGCGACCGGCCTGGGATGCCGCCGATTTCCTGCGCCTGGGGCCGCGGACCGTCGTCGGGCAGCTCAGCCACGTCACCAACCGGTCCGGCGTCGAGCACCTGCGCCAGCGCCTCGGGCCCGATGTCGCGGTCCATCTCCTGCGCCCGAGAGACCGGCACGCGATGCACATCGACGCGACGCTGTGCCCGCTGAGTGAGCGCCTCGCCCTGTACAACCCGGAGCGGATCGATCCGGGCGATCTTGCGCGGACCCCGCTGGCTGATTGGGAGCTGGTCCCCGCTCCCTGGCCGGATCCCACGCCCGGTCCGCCGCTGTACATGACCAGCGCCTGGCTGAACATGAACCTGCTCGTGGTCGACGACCGGCACGTGGTCGTCGAGGCCGAGGACGTGAAGGTCCAAGAGCTGCTGGCCGCCCTGGGGTTCACCCCGCTGCCGTGTCCCTTCCGCCATGTCCAGGCCCTCGGCGGTTCCTTCCACTGCGCCACCCTCGACGTCCGCCGCGACCGGCACCGGACGGGTCGGTCTTCCGGGTGAGGGGCCCCCACCGCGTACACGGGCCGCGACAACGCCCACAACATCAACATCGACGCCGTGCGGCGGCCGGGCGAGTCGGGCGAGTACGCCGTGGCCGATACGGCGCCGGCCCGGCGGTTCACTGGCCGAGGACCCGCAACGACAGCCGTCAACCGGCCGGAGCCGCGCTGCACGGCCGCCGGCACGGTGCTCATCCGGCCGCCCGGTCTAGGCAGTTGTTGCGGTGCTGGTGGTCGGGGGCTGCTCGGTGGCGCAGTGCAGACACTTGCTCGCCGCCGCGGGCAGGTCTTCCGAGAGGCAGGCGGGGCAGGTCTTGACGGGGTTCCTTCCTGAGCACCCTTATGCCCGGCAGGGTGGGCACAGCGAGCGCAGTGCTCAGCAGCTAAGCGCAGGCTCGGAGGGAGACAGGGGAGCCACGGCGCGATGACGCACGGACGGCCGCAGCCGGGCCGTTCCACCGCCTCACGGGAACTCAGCCGTCGATGGCATCGAGCACCACCCGGGTGACCTGCTCGGGATCGTCGGACATCGGTGAATGCCCGCAGCCCTGGAGCGAGACGTGCCGGGCGCCCGGCAGCAGTCGTGCCGCCCTGAGCGCCTGGTGGGGCGGGGTCATCAGGTCCCGTGTGCCCCAGCCGACCGTGACCGGGACCGGGACCTCGGGGGTGAAGGCCCGGAGCCGGTAGGCGTGCGCCGCGCGCCGCGTCGGCTCGAAGCCGGGCGAGCGGGCCAGGTTGCGCAGCGCGCCCGCGGCTGCCGCCTCGGGGATCCGCCAAGGCCGGGCGACGAGCTGCCAGAAGGCCACGGTGCGCCCGATCGGGTGGCCGGCGATCCAATGGGGGCGTTCGGCGCAGGCTCGGGCCATGGCATGGGCGACGCGGAGCGAACCCAGCGCGTAGGCGGCCTCGGGGCGCGTCCACAGACCGATCGGGGACAGCGCGACGGCGCTCCCGACCGTGCCGCCGCGGGCCAGTTCGAGGGCGACGGCCCCACCCAGGGAGTTCCCCACGACGGGCGGGCGGGTGAGGCCGGCGCCGGGGAGCCACTCCGCGACGGCGGCGGCCAGCGCCTCGACGGTCGGCGTGGTCCCTTCGGGCAGCGCGGGGCTGTCGCCGAAGCCTGGGAGGTCGACGGCCACCACCTCGTGCTCGCGGGCGAGGCGCTCCAGGACAGGCCCCCAGCCGTCCCGGTCGAGCTGGAGGACGACCAGCAGGGGCGGCCCGCTGCCGAGCCGCCGCGATGTCAGTGCCATGTCCGGCATATCCGCAGCGTAGGAGGACGGCCCAGGACGCGCACCCGCACACGGAAGCGCGAGTCGGCGTCCGCCCGAACGGTTCGGCGGGCAGCCGGGAACCCCCACACCTAGGCTGGACAGCGGGAACATCCCTGTCTCGGGGCCCCTCGGGATGGAGGGCGCGATGCTACGGACACCGGTGTGCGGAGTACTGGGCATCGAGGTGCCGATCGTGCAGGGGCCGCTCGGCGGGCCCTGGCAACAGGGCATGCGGCTCGCCGCGGCCGTCAGCGACGCCGGTGCGCTGGGCAGCATTCCCACCACCCTGCGCACTCCGTCGCAGGTCCGTGACGACGCGCGCCGGCTGCGCGACCTCACCGACCGGCCGTTCGCGCTGAATATGACCAGGCGCCCGTACGACCCCGAGGTCTTCGACGCGGTGATCGCCGAGGCCCCACCGGTGTTCTCCTTCGCGCTCGGCGAGCCGGACGACCTGGTGGCCCGTGTCCACGACGTCGGCGCGATCTTCCTGCAGCAGGTGACGACGGTCGAGCAGGCGGAGCGCGCGGCCGAGGCCGGCGTGGACGTGATCAGCGCGCAGGGCACCGAATCCGGCGGGTTCTGCGGCGATGTCAGCACGATGGCGCTGGTGCCGCAGGTCGTCGACGCGGTCCGGCCGTTGCCGGTGCTCGCCTCCGGCGGCATAGCCGACGGCCGGGGCATCGCCGCGGCACTGGCCCTGGGGGCACAGGGCGTGAACATCGGCACCCGGTTCCTGGCCTCGACCGAATGCGAGGTCAGCGACGACTGGAAGGCGGCCATCGTCTCCGCCGCAAGCCAGGACGCCGTCAAAGTGGTGTTCGTCGACCAGATTCTGCCCCCGCCGACCGAGCGCGGTTTCACGACCGTCCCGCGGTCACTGCGCACCCGGTTCGTCGAGGAGGGGAACGCCCGCCCCGAAGCGGCCGCCGCGCGGGCCGAGGCGTTGCGCACCCGGGTGATGACCTCGATGCGCGACGGCACCGCGCACGAACTCATCCCGCTGACGGGCCAGACCGCCGGCCTCGTCCGCGACATCGCCCCGGCCGCCGAACTCGTCCACCGGCTGATCACCGAGGCGGAGGCGACGCTCCGCGCTCTCGCCGACCTGGTGTCGGAGAAGAACGACGCCGACGCACCCAGGTGAAGGCCGCCTACGAGGCGGCTCGGTCGGTTCTGCGGCCCCGTACGCACAGGCCCGGGCCGTGAGCGTGCCGCAGACGTCCGGCTCCCGGGGGAGCGGTCGACCCTGGTCAGGGCGAAGCCGGCGGCGAGGCCGGCGGCGAGGGTGGTCCTCCGGGCACGAGACAGTCGGTGACGGCGGGTGCGTCTGCTCACGCGGTGTCCGTGGCGGGGTGGGGCCAGGCGGCTTCGCGCAGCAGGCGCAGGCCGTTGAGGCCGACGATGACGGTGGAGCCTTCGTGACCGGCGACGCCGAGGGGCAGGGGCAGCGTGCCGATCAGGTCCCAGGCGACCAGGACCGTGATGAACGTGCCGGCGATGGCCAGGTTCTGGATGACGAGGCGGCGTGCGGTGCGGGAGAGCTGCACGATCGACGGGATGGTGGCGAGTTCGTCGCGGACGACGACGGCGTCGGCGGTCTCCAGGGCGAGCGCGGAGCCGGCCTTGCCCATCGCGATGCCGGAGTGCGCGGCGGCCAGGGCGGGGGCGTCGTTGACGCCGTCGCCGACGACCAGGACCTTGCGTCCCTGGGCCTCCCACTCCTTGACGGCCGTCACCTTGTCCTGGGGCAGCAGGTGGGCGCGGACGTCGGTGATGCCGACCTCGGCGGCCAGGCGCCGGGCGGCGCGTTCGTTGTCGCCGGTCAGCAGGACGGGCGTGCGG from Streptomyces fradiae includes:
- a CDS encoding aldo/keto reductase encodes the protein MSTPTVKLNNGVEIPQLGFGVFQVADDATTAAVSAALEAGYRSIDTAAIYGNEAGVGRALGASGLAREELFVTTKLWNADQGYDATLRAFDASLAKLGLDYVDLYLIHWPAPARDLYRDSWRALERLAEEGRIRAAGVSNFQPAHLRRLTEGSALTPAVNQIELHPALQQSELRAFHGEHGIVTEAWSPLAQGAVLDDPAITAIAAAHGKSPAQVVIRWHLQLGNVVIPKSVTPARIRANFDVFDFVLSDEEMASIAGLDRGLRTGPHPDELN
- a CDS encoding nuclear transport factor 2 family protein — encoded protein: MSTLPTRTPQEVFADHGRRLGTGDLDRISENYTEDAVFLTPEGVLTGRAGVREGIGRLLADLPDADWRLTPRFAGDVLFLQWIAAGSAHEVTDGVDTFVFRDGLISAQTVRYTLTDRTA
- a CDS encoding MFS transporter — protein: MPLALLALALGAFAVGTTEFVVMGLLPEIAGDYGVTIPTAGLLVTGYALGVVLGAPLLTVLGNKVSRKRMLMLLMGLFVLGNTLSALAPTFGLMLTGRVVASLAHGSFFGIGSVVAAGLVAPEKKAGAIATMFTGLTVANIVGVPLGTFIGQAVGWRTTFAVVAALGVLGLLGIARLVPAMPRPEGARLGRELTAFRNPQVLLAMAMTVLGFGGVFTAITYIAPMMTHAAGYSDGAVTWLLVLFGIGMFLGNLLGGRFADRALMPLLYVTLGGLAVVLTLFTVTAHHKVLAALTILLVGALGFATVPPLQKRVLDQAHGAPTLASAVNIGAFNLGNALAAWLGGLVISAGLGYTAPNWVGAALAAAALLLAFWSAALERRAPAKDTGADRADATAAPAPVPVHH
- a CDS encoding aspartate aminotransferase family protein, translating into MTERIAAELVRDYLRWHRSVGGAPVRADEGVRALLRDLSRRMAERSTPWPAPGYLAHMTGDTPVAVTLAYLCALLYNPNNIAPETSPVTTELEYEVADDLCRLVGHAPGSGWAHLCSGAHAAGYEALWIARNLTALAPAAARHPAGRDLLADVSPARLANLPVPSVLDLVERLAARGALHEVRRLRAPAGNAALLVGRTAHYAWAKAADLLGFAEDRVEQVGVDRHHRMDLTDLRARVERLIAAGRPIAAVVVTVGTTAEGAVDDLAGVLRIRTACERRFGAGFPVHVDAAYGGYFRTVLDVEDTDARPLKPEVAAALQALPHADSVTVDPHKCGQAPYPAGALVVRDRRALAVVATRDGCFGEPRPDGGLPFAPYTLEGARPGAAAAAVWAAHRLGGLHTGGYGRLLAGCLGTARHLHQAFTAPLGSVAPGPTSAYAPDLAILNLNPGAPGTGDPRAWSARLRESGLWVSAARADTIRLCVMKPLDARGRDRVEQSLRQAFERP
- a CDS encoding cupin domain-containing protein; its protein translation is MTDQLSLPRTDALPHPAQECPAPFTVARCDIRAITSVDIAGERHLLGEQRDFRRHEDLARFLPEHGRFSLAWVRLHDGERLDVHEHPVTSMILVCRGSVRLIGDQEQLLREGDTVCVPAGARHGFETGPGEVFHGLSVQFEGAGLYEDEGRARVRFAGTGQASSSGYEELERLNSERLRRYSSHRLFTPFDDGTVARDPAARARFLSALYVWSRAFQRMLYARQAFCADPRLSELYAGHLREEFGHDVLLRERHGVTEEVYDPILEAAGNWFVGQMLRAGEAARIVIVHMVVESSCEVFGDRTRVAFPHAGRPEDSYFDLHAAVDEDHSALGRDHLRTLSADEFPELLRICERAWDQLELAHDRIAAHILR
- a CDS encoding aminotransferase class I/II-fold pyridoxal phosphate-dependent enzyme, translated to MCADIRDLVRPVVRALPPAGPFSPRPEHRGEVNLRFNENTFGGDCFRYPDTGLDPLAAAYLAALDQLDPSPDGRAGAQEPGHVVLTRGAVDALELVLRTFFEPGVDAVATTPPVFGFFDRLAALHGLPRHHVPLRGTRHDRLDVAGLLGLPVKGILLCDPGNPTGTRLRGSDVAALLDGFPGLVVIDETYAEVAPGPSHRHRIPAHPRLLVLRSLSKGLGMAGLRLGAILADPAPVTALRSAQAPFPVPCEVVDRALAELSRPAELGRRISLFVAERDRLAAALARSPFVTHVAADAGFVTAHVTDTARVAAALARARLAAVVEPDGLREHVRISVGRPDENRHLVAALASPHPAP
- a CDS encoding EF-hand domain-containing protein; translated protein: MSSDVQERKLQRHFELLDMDHNGFIEQQDLVAFAERITESAGAMGTPQAQAFHSEAERVWQALRKALDTDGDQRISRDEFISAADINQVMNEAVKLGRLSFDVVDRDGDGRISQAEWTRMDQSIGIPQKDSMAGFEHLDRDGDGYISRDEYQRGVEEFYRSDNPSAGGNWALGKF